A part of Candidatus Electrothrix aestuarii genomic DNA contains:
- a CDS encoding extracellular solute-binding protein yields MQTQKIFYLHAAHLVMACLLITLSVSGCTPEAETDKQVVTVWAHSGQGGERKVLMDQVQRFNEEFPDFHVELTLLPEGSYNSQLQSAALSHDLPDVIEFDGPFLYGYVWQNQLQPLDDLLPAAVQADFLPSIIKQGTMHDHLFAVGMFDSGLGMYGNKALLEAAGIRTPTSVDDAWAAEEFNQVLNKLAAKDQDGAVLDLKANYRGEWFTYAFSPIIQSAGGDLIDRRDYLHAESVLAGKEAVRAMTTLQDWFEQGYVDPNLDDAAFVEERVALSWVGHWEYPRYAEKLGDKLMLLPLPDFGQGSKTGQGSWQWGINADARNAKAAARFLASLLRPESILAMTEVNGAVPATKTAIARSPLYKEGGPLRLFVEQLRQSSVERPRTPAYQVITSVFQQAFDEIRNGADVQKALHQAAAAIEQDITDSEGYRSVPRS; encoded by the coding sequence ATGCAAACCCAAAAAATATTTTATCTCCATGCAGCTCACCTTGTCATGGCCTGCCTTTTGATCACCCTTTCAGTTTCAGGTTGCACACCTGAAGCGGAGACAGATAAACAAGTTGTCACGGTCTGGGCGCACAGCGGCCAGGGGGGCGAGCGCAAGGTGCTCATGGATCAGGTGCAACGCTTTAACGAGGAATTTCCTGATTTCCACGTTGAACTCACCCTGCTGCCGGAAGGTTCGTACAACTCCCAGCTCCAGTCCGCCGCCCTTTCCCACGACCTGCCGGATGTGATCGAGTTTGACGGGCCGTTCCTGTACGGCTATGTCTGGCAGAATCAGCTTCAGCCCCTGGATGACCTCCTGCCTGCGGCAGTGCAGGCCGATTTCCTGCCCTCCATCATCAAGCAGGGCACCATGCACGATCACCTTTTTGCCGTGGGCATGTTTGACTCCGGTCTGGGCATGTACGGCAATAAGGCATTGCTGGAGGCGGCAGGCATCCGCACTCCGACTTCAGTGGATGATGCCTGGGCAGCAGAGGAGTTCAATCAGGTGCTGAACAAGCTGGCGGCCAAGGATCAGGACGGAGCTGTGCTCGACCTCAAGGCAAATTACCGGGGTGAGTGGTTCACCTATGCCTTTTCCCCGATTATTCAGTCTGCCGGTGGTGATCTGATCGACAGGCGGGATTATCTGCACGCAGAGTCGGTGCTGGCCGGGAAAGAGGCGGTCAGGGCCATGACAACCCTGCAGGATTGGTTTGAGCAGGGCTACGTTGACCCGAATCTGGATGATGCCGCCTTTGTCGAGGAGCGGGTCGCGCTTTCCTGGGTCGGACATTGGGAATATCCCCGCTACGCAGAAAAGCTGGGCGACAAGCTGATGCTCCTGCCCCTGCCGGATTTTGGCCAAGGTTCAAAGACTGGCCAGGGTTCCTGGCAATGGGGCATCAACGCGGATGCCCGCAATGCCAAGGCCGCAGCCCGGTTCCTTGCCTCCCTGCTCCGCCCGGAAAGTATTCTGGCTATGACCGAGGTCAACGGGGCCGTACCCGCAACTAAGACCGCTATTGCCCGCTCGCCCCTGTACAAAGAGGGCGGCCCGCTCCGGCTTTTTGTGGAGCAGCTCCGTCAGAGCAGTGTGGAACGCCCCCGCACCCCGGCCTATCAGGTCATCACCTCGGTCTTTCAGCAGGCTTTTGATGAAATCCGCAACGGAGCCGATGTGCAGAAAGCCCTGCATCAGGCTGCCGCCGCTATTGAGCAGGATATCACTGACAGCGAAGGCTACCGTTCCGTTCCCCGTTCCTGA
- a CDS encoding Abi family protein produces the protein MFDKKLRQLMLDGIERIEIFMRSIIAHEIGKIDPLAYEKEEFINPKVTATKQKNGRAVNHWYEWMNRLCNQ, from the coding sequence CTGTTTGATAAAAAGTTGCGCCAGCTCATGCTGGACGGGATCGAACGGATTGAAATTTTCATGCGCAGTATCATTGCCCATGAAATAGGGAAGATTGATCCGCTCGCCTATGAGAAGGAAGAATTTATCAATCCCAAGGTCACCGCAACCAAGCAGAAGAACGGCAGGGCCGTCAACCATTGGTATGAATGGATGAACAGGCTTTGCAATCAGTAA
- a CDS encoding ABC transporter ATP-binding protein, giving the protein MADVIIKELVKSYDKKHVILDHINLEIKDGELMVFVGPSGCGKSTLLRTIAGLESITDGEIAINGRRVNNLPPQQRNIAMVFQNYALYPHMSVRDNMSFPLRMQKMPAQEITQQVETVAEQLDITRLLDKKPKQLSGGQRQRVAMGRALVRQPEVFLMDEPLSNLDAKLRVQIRSEIASIQRQLGVTTVYVTHDQVEAMTLGQRVAVLKDGILQQVAPPDELYSRPANIFIAQFIGSPGMNIIPCRVSGDELILPLEQEPVRWLLPEQMQVRSAELPQDADIWLGLRPEAFSLSAKGQESSLSLPCQIVDEEFLGYETLIRFQLTAPFSTGLELAEENFTARIFQQLNCAVGENITLNVDVRAACFFDQSGAAVAPLQNNS; this is encoded by the coding sequence ATGGCGGATGTTATAATTAAAGAACTGGTCAAGTCCTACGATAAAAAACATGTTATCCTTGATCACATCAATCTGGAGATCAAGGACGGCGAGCTGATGGTCTTTGTCGGCCCGTCGGGCTGCGGCAAATCCACCCTGTTGCGCACCATTGCCGGGCTGGAATCCATCACGGACGGCGAGATAGCTATCAACGGCAGGCGGGTGAATAATCTGCCGCCCCAGCAGCGTAATATCGCGATGGTCTTTCAGAATTACGCCCTGTATCCCCACATGAGCGTGCGTGACAATATGTCCTTTCCTCTGCGGATGCAGAAGATGCCTGCTCAGGAAATAACACAACAGGTGGAAACCGTGGCCGAGCAGCTGGACATCACCCGCCTGCTGGACAAGAAGCCCAAGCAGCTCTCCGGCGGTCAGCGACAGCGGGTGGCTATGGGGCGGGCCCTGGTGCGGCAGCCGGAGGTCTTTCTCATGGATGAACCGCTCTCCAACCTGGATGCCAAGTTGCGGGTCCAGATCCGCAGCGAAATCGCAAGCATTCAGCGGCAGCTCGGCGTGACCACGGTGTATGTCACCCATGATCAGGTGGAAGCCATGACCCTGGGCCAACGGGTTGCGGTGCTCAAGGACGGTATCCTCCAGCAGGTGGCCCCGCCGGATGAACTGTATTCCCGACCAGCCAATATCTTTATCGCCCAGTTCATCGGCAGTCCGGGCATGAATATTATCCCCTGCCGGGTATCCGGCGATGAGCTGATCCTGCCCCTGGAACAAGAGCCGGTCCGCTGGCTTTTGCCGGAACAGATGCAGGTGCGGTCGGCAGAATTGCCGCAAGATGCGGATATTTGGCTCGGTCTCCGACCGGAGGCATTCAGTTTATCTGCGAAGGGCCAGGAAAGCAGCCTGTCCCTCCCCTGTCAGATCGTTGATGAGGAGTTTCTCGGTTACGAGACCTTGATCCGTTTTCAGCTCACCGCTCCCTTCAGCACCGGGTTAGAGCTTGCGGAAGAGAACTTCACGGCCCGGATTTTTCAGCAGCTCAACTGCGCGGTCGGGGAAAACATCACCCTGAATGTTGACGTGCGCGCGGCCTGCTTTTTTGATCAGAGCGGGGCGGCGGTAGCCCCTTTGCAGAATAATTCATAG
- a CDS encoding transcriptional regulator, producing MTMDIKLIKTESDYDEALNITASLMESPSLTEEESDYLDILVILIDAYEEIHHPIPAPDPISYLEFVMEQQNLTRKDLEPFIGRRGRVAEILNRVRPLTISMIRKLHNGLGIPADILIKEYQ from the coding sequence ATAACAATGGATATCAAATTAATAAAAACAGAATCAGACTACGATGAAGCGTTAAATATTACTGCTTCCCTGATGGAATCTCCTTCATTAACAGAAGAGGAGTCTGATTATCTTGATATTTTAGTTATTCTTATAGATGCATATGAGGAAATTCATCATCCAATCCCTGCCCCGGATCCTATATCTTACTTAGAATTTGTTATGGAACAGCAAAACCTGACCAGAAAAGACCTTGAACCATTTATCGGCAGACGCGGTAGAGTTGCAGAAATACTCAATAGGGTCAGGCCGCTGACTATTTCTATGATAAGAAAACTGCATAATGGTCTTGGCATTCCTGCTGATATTTTGATTAAGGAATATCAATAA
- the smpB gene encoding SsrA-binding protein SmpB gives MKIVCKNKKAFHDYHIDKTMEAGMVLTGPEVKSLRAGRANIKDGYAQLKNGEVFLYNIHISPYAFTTYSATDPLRVRKLLLHKREIRKLLGKLHEKGVALIPLKIYFIDNGKAKIELGVARGKKLYDKRAALKEKQSNREVERSLRQKY, from the coding sequence ATGAAGATTGTCTGCAAAAATAAAAAAGCCTTTCATGATTATCATATAGATAAAACAATGGAAGCGGGCATGGTCCTTACCGGGCCGGAGGTGAAGTCCTTACGGGCTGGCCGGGCGAATATTAAGGACGGTTATGCGCAGTTGAAGAACGGAGAAGTGTTTTTGTACAATATTCATATTTCTCCTTATGCCTTTACAACATATTCCGCAACAGATCCTCTTCGGGTACGTAAGTTGTTGTTGCACAAAAGGGAAATACGAAAGCTGCTTGGCAAGCTGCATGAAAAAGGAGTTGCGCTTATTCCGCTCAAGATATATTTTATAGATAATGGAAAGGCCAAGATAGAGCTTGGTGTGGCGCGCGGAAAAAAATTGTATGACAAACGAGCCGCTTTAAAAGAAAAGCAATCAAACCGTGAAGTGGAACGCTCTTTGCGGCAGAAATATTAA
- a CDS encoding type II toxin-antitoxin system HigB family toxin: MRVIAKRTLREFWERHPAAKQPLLSWYKAAQIAAWQNSAEIKERFRTASIITATRVVFNIGGNNYRLICIVRFDKQIIFIRFVGTHDEYDKINAAEI; encoded by the coding sequence ATGAGAGTGATAGCAAAAAGAACATTGCGAGAATTTTGGGAAAGGCATCCCGCTGCCAAGCAACCGCTTTTGTCCTGGTATAAGGCTGCTCAAATAGCAGCTTGGCAAAATAGTGCAGAAATCAAAGAACGGTTCCGCACTGCCAGTATTATCACGGCTACTCGTGTAGTTTTCAATATCGGCGGCAATAATTACCGTTTGATTTGCATAGTCAGATTCGATAAGCAAATAATATTTATTCGTTTTGTTGGAACTCATGATGAGTATGACAAAATTAATGCTGCGGAGATATAA
- a CDS encoding TPM domain-containing protein has translation MRKNHLFVQSTWQAYFVFLAVLLCCADPAWSVYPQPTSGKRVYDFASLLSAGQETQLEQLTAGIAEATTAELDIVTVSSLHGETIEEYANNLFNDWAIGRADTNNGVLFLIAPNERRVRIEVGYGLEPLLTDGLCGNIIAQNIIPAFKAGNFDEGIISGAERIAGILQQHPEQAQGVKHSAPAVMARSFFRTLTSNGRGNMIILTVACIAFGTFFYGLHICSVDRKRYTLLPFFLVSATALLLILWATLFAWENPSFLLWAASSIFPMFAVYKNITLYKRFHRRKCPACADRLRLLNEQEENEFLDDGEKAEKKLDSVDYDVWLCGTCGHVLKRTGKVMSRCEQCPKCGYRTIEETIVRSATTSSTGLTRMRCAYAACGHEYTEVIPRVSRSSGSGGSSSGGYSGGSSGGYSGSSSGGSSGGGGASGGW, from the coding sequence ATGAGAAAGAACCATCTCTTTGTACAATCAACTTGGCAGGCATATTTTGTTTTTCTTGCAGTTCTGCTTTGCTGCGCCGATCCTGCCTGGTCCGTATATCCCCAGCCTACATCCGGAAAACGGGTGTATGATTTCGCCTCGCTTCTTTCCGCTGGACAGGAAACACAATTGGAGCAGCTGACCGCCGGAATAGCCGAGGCGACCACGGCGGAACTGGACATCGTGACGGTTTCCTCGCTGCACGGAGAGACCATAGAAGAATACGCCAATAATTTGTTCAACGACTGGGCTATCGGGCGGGCCGATACCAACAACGGGGTGCTTTTTCTGATAGCACCCAACGAGCGGAGAGTGAGGATTGAAGTCGGGTACGGGCTGGAGCCTTTGCTGACGGACGGACTCTGCGGTAATATTATCGCGCAGAATATCATTCCCGCCTTCAAGGCCGGGAATTTTGATGAGGGGATCATCAGCGGGGCGGAACGAATTGCCGGGATTCTGCAGCAGCACCCGGAGCAGGCGCAGGGTGTGAAGCATTCTGCCCCGGCAGTGATGGCGCGAAGCTTTTTCCGTACATTGACGAGTAACGGGCGGGGAAATATGATCATTCTTACCGTTGCCTGCATTGCATTCGGTACTTTTTTTTATGGACTGCATATCTGTTCCGTTGACAGGAAACGGTATACTTTGCTGCCTTTTTTCCTTGTTTCCGCGACGGCCTTACTGCTTATTCTTTGGGCGACTCTTTTTGCATGGGAGAATCCAAGTTTTCTGCTTTGGGCCGCATCAAGTATTTTTCCGATGTTTGCTGTTTACAAAAATATTACGCTCTATAAACGTTTTCACCGCAGGAAATGTCCTGCATGTGCTGACCGATTAAGATTGCTTAACGAACAGGAGGAAAACGAATTTCTGGACGATGGGGAAAAGGCTGAGAAAAAGTTGGATTCGGTTGATTATGATGTATGGCTGTGCGGAACCTGCGGTCATGTTCTGAAAAGAACAGGGAAGGTGATGTCTCGATGTGAACAATGCCCCAAATGCGGCTACAGAACCATTGAAGAAACGATTGTTCGATCTGCAACAACCTCCAGCACGGGATTGACCCGTATGCGATGCGCCTATGCTGCCTGTGGGCATGAATATACCGAAGTGATTCCGCGAGTCAGCAGGAGTTCCGGCTCCGGCGGTTCATCTTCAGGCGGTTATAGCGGCGGCAGCTCCGGCGGCTATAGCGGCAGTTCCAGCGGCGGCTCAAGCGGTGGTGGCGGCGCATCAGGCGGCTGGTAA
- a CDS encoding LemA family protein, which produces MIAASVVLLLGGVIVIWYIAAYNGLISARNRAEQGWADVKVELKRRLNLVDNLVETVQGYARHEKETFSAVVQARQQAASAGTADQAGAAEGLLTRSLRGLFAVAEDYPDLKADGRFGDLQAQLVEIEDRIAGRRTVYNQQAKDFRDRCQTFPSAVVANLHSFAPLPFFDLPDEQLTTPPKVSFQ; this is translated from the coding sequence ATGATTGCAGCAAGTGTGGTTTTATTACTCGGCGGCGTAATTGTTATTTGGTATATCGCTGCCTACAATGGCTTGATCTCCGCCCGCAATCGCGCAGAGCAGGGCTGGGCCGATGTGAAGGTGGAGCTGAAACGGCGGCTCAACCTAGTGGATAATTTGGTGGAAACAGTTCAGGGCTATGCCCGGCATGAAAAAGAGACCTTTTCCGCTGTGGTTCAGGCCCGGCAGCAGGCGGCCTCAGCAGGAACCGCTGATCAGGCCGGTGCAGCCGAAGGGTTGCTCACCCGCTCTCTGCGGGGACTGTTCGCCGTAGCGGAAGACTATCCGGATCTCAAGGCGGACGGTCGTTTCGGCGACCTCCAGGCGCAACTGGTGGAAATTGAGGATCGTATCGCCGGGCGGCGCACGGTCTACAATCAGCAGGCCAAAGATTTCCGCGACCGTTGCCAGACCTTTCCCAGTGCAGTTGTGGCGAATCTGCACAGCTTCGCTCCGTTGCCCTTTTTTGATTTGCCGGACGAGCAGCTTACGACACCGCCCAAGGTGTCTTTCCAATGA
- a CDS encoding carbohydrate ABC transporter permease: MRKLLLTLFLAATALLYAAPILFMVYSSFKPDSEVLVGLTSGRFFAADLSWQNYADVFHRVSFGRYLFNSLFITLSVVLLGLVVNSLAGYAFARLHWFGHKALFGLVLALMIIPFEAIAVPMFYQMSYLGWRDSYLVQILPFVANAFSIYLFYTFFIGLPKEFEEAARVDGAGTFRIFTSLILPNSKPAFASVTILTFLMQWGTFLWPLMVTSGERVRPLPVAVAQFQTLPPLQWGDIMAFGVMMVAPVMVIFLLFQRWFVAGIAATGTKG, from the coding sequence ATGCGAAAACTACTTCTCACCCTCTTCCTTGCCGCAACCGCGCTGCTCTATGCCGCGCCGATCCTGTTCATGGTCTATTCCAGCTTTAAGCCGGACAGCGAGGTGCTGGTCGGCCTGACCAGCGGGCGTTTCTTTGCCGCCGACCTGAGCTGGCAAAACTACGCGGACGTGTTTCACCGGGTCAGCTTTGGCCGCTACCTGTTCAACTCCCTGTTCATCACCCTGTCCGTGGTCCTGCTGGGCCTGGTCGTCAACTCCCTGGCCGGATACGCATTCGCCCGTCTGCACTGGTTCGGCCATAAGGCCCTGTTCGGCCTAGTCTTAGCCCTGATGATCATCCCCTTTGAGGCCATTGCCGTGCCCATGTTTTACCAGATGAGCTACTTAGGCTGGCGGGACAGCTACCTGGTGCAGATTCTCCCTTTTGTTGCCAATGCCTTTTCCATCTACCTCTTTTACACCTTTTTTATCGGCCTGCCCAAAGAGTTTGAAGAGGCGGCCCGGGTGGACGGGGCAGGCACGTTCCGTATTTTTACCTCTCTGATCCTGCCCAACAGCAAACCCGCCTTTGCCAGCGTCACCATCCTCACCTTTCTCATGCAGTGGGGCACCTTTCTCTGGCCGCTCATGGTGACCAGCGGTGAACGGGTCCGGCCCCTGCCCGTGGCCGTGGCCCAGTTTCAGACCCTGCCGCCTCTGCAATGGGGCGATATCATGGCCTTTGGTGTGATGATGGTGGCCCCGGTCATGGTGATTTTCCTCCTCTTTCAACGCTGGTTTGTCGCGGGTATCGCAGCCACCGGCACCAAAGGATAA
- a CDS encoding tetratricopeptide repeat protein, producing MMFEKHIQKVQGSDNIVAGGNVMVNNYGGYSISIELFEKYVKELKVTDVALVSFFKIMEEQQVPRSDLDSKLRDIAGQYKELLARLATVQSEDPEVRRLKGEAGQAIEAGEYVKAEELLNQAEVRDMQAIKELDEQAEQIAQAARQRRISAAETNADQARLQRVQLRYAKAADYWQKAVALLPEESKRERSLYLCNAGDDLYHIAEYKEALSIVEQSLVICREIGERAGESRTLNNIGQIYNVLGDYAEALKYLEQSLSLSHEIGDKTGEGTTLNNIGGMHLAQGNYREAQSYLEQSLEIHRDVVNRVMEGTTLNNFSGIYRAQGDYGTALKYLEQSLLLFREIGNKVGEGATLNNIGEIHLAQGDYNQALSYLTQSLDIGLEVGNRAMEGNTLNNFSKIYTARGDYAAALKYSEQSLVIRREIGDKAGEGMTLNNIGEIHQALSDYATALKYSDDSLVICREIGDRAGEGETLNNIGHIYQAQGDYDQALSYLTQSLAIRQEVGNKAGEGTTLNNIGHIYQVQGDYDQALSYLEQSLDIRRKIGDKGGEGTTLNNISVIYDRWGDYESALKYLKQSLVLFREIGRRADEGGTMNNISVIYQAQGDYDTALKYLEQNLILFREIGHRMGEGATLHNIGHIYSKWRNYDQALSYLEQSLAIRREIGDRAGEGTTLNNLATIAYAKDDYTTALKYLKQSLGIMQEIGAKWEEASISWNIGFIYIKNIYRQQGNLSKARWYMTNAVKLAEEIGLPELEEWSKILGRVGRDRQIQFESFSCRTIKGGVPIGSLFQNGHNRADS from the coding sequence ATGATGTTTGAGAAACACATCCAGAAGGTACAGGGGAGCGATAACATCGTTGCGGGTGGTAATGTCATGGTGAATAACTATGGCGGCTATAGTATCTCCATAGAACTTTTTGAGAAGTATGTCAAAGAGCTGAAGGTCACGGATGTTGCCTTGGTTAGCTTTTTTAAAATTATGGAGGAACAGCAGGTTCCCCGCAGTGACTTGGACAGCAAGCTACGAGACATAGCTGGTCAGTACAAAGAACTGCTGGCCCGGCTGGCGACCGTGCAGTCGGAAGACCCTGAGGTGCGGCGGCTCAAGGGCGAGGCCGGGCAGGCCATTGAGGCGGGTGAGTACGTTAAGGCCGAAGAGCTACTGAACCAGGCCGAGGTCCGCGATATGCAGGCCATTAAGGAGCTGGATGAGCAAGCAGAACAGATAGCACAGGCCGCCCGGCAGAGGCGCATTTCTGCTGCTGAAACCAATGCCGATCAAGCCCGCCTGCAACGTGTGCAGTTGCGTTATGCTAAGGCGGCAGATTACTGGCAGAAGGCTGTCGCCCTGTTGCCGGAGGAGAGTAAGAGGGAACGCTCGCTCTATCTCTGTAATGCAGGCGACGATCTGTATCATATTGCTGAATACAAGGAGGCCCTATCTATAGTTGAGCAAAGCCTTGTCATCTGCCGGGAGATCGGAGAACGGGCAGGAGAAAGCAGGACGCTGAATAACATCGGCCAAATTTATAATGTGCTGGGCGACTACGCCGAAGCCTTGAAATATCTTGAACAGAGTCTATCTCTTAGCCATGAGATTGGTGATAAGACAGGGGAAGGCACGACGCTGAACAACATCGGCGGAATGCACTTGGCACAGGGCAACTATAGAGAAGCCCAGAGCTATCTGGAGCAGAGCTTAGAGATTCACCGAGATGTAGTTAACCGGGTAATGGAAGGCACGACCCTGAATAATTTTAGCGGGATTTATCGTGCGCAGGGTGACTACGGTACCGCTCTCAAGTATTTGGAGCAGAGCCTTCTCCTTTTCCGTGAGATTGGTAATAAGGTAGGTGAAGGCGCGACATTGAACAACATCGGTGAGATTCACCTAGCGCAGGGTGACTATAACCAAGCTCTGAGCTATCTGACGCAGAGCCTAGATATAGGTTTGGAAGTAGGTAACCGAGCAATGGAAGGTAACACACTGAATAATTTTAGTAAAATTTACACTGCGCGAGGCGATTACGCCGCAGCCCTGAAATATTCGGAGCAGAGCCTTGTCATCCGCCGAGAGATTGGTGATAAGGCCGGTGAAGGTATGACGTTAAACAACATAGGTGAGATTCACCAAGCGTTGAGCGACTATGCTACAGCTCTGAAATATTCGGATGACAGCCTTGTCATCTGTCGGGAGATTGGCGACAGGGCCGGTGAAGGCGAGACGTTGAACAACATCGGTCATATTTACCAAGCGCAGGGAGACTATGATCAAGCTCTAAGCTATCTGACACAGAGCCTTGCAATTCGCCAAGAGGTTGGCAACAAGGCGGGTGAAGGTACTACATTGAATAACATCGGTCATATTTACCAAGTGCAGGGAGACTATGACCAAGCTTTGAGCTATCTGGAGCAGAGTCTAGATATCCGTCGGAAGATCGGCGACAAGGGAGGAGAGGGTACCACGCTAAACAACATTAGCGTAATTTACGATAGATGGGGTGACTACGAATCAGCTCTGAAGTATCTGAAACAAAGCCTTGTCCTTTTTCGTGAGATTGGTCGTAGGGCTGATGAAGGGGGAACCATGAACAACATCAGCGTGATTTACCAAGCACAGGGTGATTACGATACTGCTCTAAAGTATCTGGAGCAAAACCTTATCTTGTTCCGTGAGATTGGCCACAGGATGGGTGAAGGAGCCACCTTACACAACATTGGTCATATTTACAGTAAGTGGCGTAATTATGACCAAGCCCTGAGCTATCTGGAGCAGAGCCTTGCCATCCGTCGGGAGATCGGCGACCGGGCAGGGGAAGGCACCACCCTAAACAATCTGGCAACAATTGCGTATGCTAAGGACGACTATACCACGGCCCTCAAGTACCTGAAGCAGAGCCTGGGGATAATGCAGGAGATAGGGGCGAAGTGGGAAGAGGCAAGCATCAGCTGGAACATCGGCTTCATTTATATAAAAAATATCTACAGACAACAGGGGAATCTATCAAAGGCGAGATGGTACATGACTAATGCTGTTAAGCTTGCCGAAGAGATTGGTCTTCCCGAGCTGGAAGAATGGAGCAAAATATTAGGAAGAGTTGGTAGGGATCGACAGATTCAATTCGAAAGTTTTTCTTGCAGAACAATAAAAGGAGGCGTACCGATTGGTTCCTTATTTCAGAATGGACACAATCGGGCAGATTCATAA
- the bioC gene encoding malonyl-ACP O-methyltransferase BioC — MQKIDKQFVCRQFRRAAASYDRQATIQHRVADRLLELLVPYVKSEPLRVLEIGCCTGLLTGKLLQSDIKVGSLLLNDLMPDFAERLPHDLAVDELSFLPGDIEKLSLSGVFDLIISSSTFHWLHDLERTLVKLLVALRPGGILAFSLYGPGNLPEIKELTGVGLDYLPLSAIVSMLKHRYILEEQHQEKEIFLFPGPREVLNHLRQTGVNAINRRPWTRQELQTFCREYKKRFYMDRSVRLTYHPLYFIARRSL, encoded by the coding sequence ATGCAGAAAATCGATAAACAGTTCGTCTGTCGTCAATTCCGTCGTGCTGCTGCCAGTTATGACCGCCAAGCCACGATTCAGCATCGGGTAGCTGATCGGCTTCTGGAGCTGCTCGTTCCCTATGTTAAGTCGGAGCCTTTGAGGGTTTTGGAAATTGGCTGCTGTACCGGCTTATTGACGGGGAAATTGCTCCAGAGTGATATTAAGGTGGGCAGCCTTTTGCTTAATGATCTTATGCCGGATTTTGCTGAGCGGCTTCCTCATGATCTTGCTGTGGATGAACTGAGCTTTCTTCCGGGCGATATAGAAAAGCTTTCCTTGTCAGGGGTCTTTGACCTTATCATCTCCTCTTCTACCTTTCATTGGCTGCATGATTTGGAGCGGACGCTGGTTAAGCTTCTTGTTGCCCTGAGGCCGGGAGGGATACTTGCCTTTTCTTTGTATGGGCCCGGGAACCTCCCTGAGATCAAAGAGCTCACAGGTGTAGGGCTTGATTATCTCCCCTTGTCAGCGATTGTCTCAATGCTGAAGCATCGTTATATTCTTGAAGAGCAGCATCAGGAAAAAGAAATTTTCCTTTTTCCTGGTCCTCGTGAGGTGCTGAATCACCTTCGCCAGACTGGGGTGAATGCTATTAATCGAAGACCTTGGACTCGTCAGGAATTACAGACCTTTTGCCGGGAATATAAAAAACGATTTTATATGGATCGCTCTGTGCGCCTTACCTATCATCCCTTATATTTCATCGCTCGGCGCTCTCTATGA
- a CDS encoding sugar ABC transporter permease, with amino-acid sequence MNNTFRSDNRVGWLMAAPALTGLGLFIGLPFLLALILSFTNLKLASPLPLTFVGLQHYARILQDPVFLRALLNNLIFAVVVVPAQTGCALLLALLVNRKLPGMVVFRTLFFLPVIFPFALISVVWMLLYAPGPNGVINSVLELLTFGFWEPQDFLHNQFLALPAIMVVSIWQGAGFQMIVYLAGLQDISEELYEAARLDGANSWQQFWYVTFPCLRNTTLFVVSVTTILSFRLFDQVQIMTKGGPLNATATVVFEAVRAAFERQQIARGSAMTVVFFIIVLCLTIFQRRLVSEDRRVG; translated from the coding sequence ATGAACAACACATTTCGCAGCGACAATCGGGTGGGCTGGCTCATGGCCGCCCCGGCACTCACCGGTCTGGGCCTTTTTATCGGCCTGCCCTTTCTCCTGGCCCTGATCCTTTCCTTCACCAATCTGAAGCTGGCCTCGCCCCTGCCGCTGACCTTTGTCGGTTTGCAGCATTACGCCCGCATTCTCCAAGACCCTGTTTTTCTCCGGGCATTGCTCAACAACCTGATCTTTGCCGTGGTCGTGGTGCCAGCCCAGACCGGCTGCGCCCTTCTGCTTGCCCTGCTGGTGAACCGCAAGCTCCCCGGCATGGTGGTCTTCCGCACCCTGTTCTTTCTGCCGGTGATTTTTCCTTTCGCCCTGATCTCCGTGGTCTGGATGCTCCTTTATGCGCCCGGCCCGAACGGGGTGATCAATTCCGTGCTTGAGCTGCTGACCTTCGGCTTCTGGGAGCCGCAGGATTTCCTCCATAACCAGTTCCTTGCCCTGCCCGCGATCATGGTGGTCTCGATATGGCAGGGAGCCGGGTTTCAGATGATCGTCTATCTTGCCGGACTCCAGGATATTTCCGAAGAACTCTACGAGGCGGCCCGGCTGGACGGGGCCAATTCCTGGCAGCAGTTCTGGTATGTCACCTTTCCCTGCCTGCGCAACACCACCCTGTTTGTGGTCTCAGTGACCACCATCCTTTCCTTCCGGCTCTTTGATCAGGTCCAGATCATGACCAAGGGCGGCCCGCTCAATGCCACCGCCACTGTGGTCTTCGAGGCCGTGCGTGCTGCTTTTGAACGCCAGCAGATCGCCCGTGGCTCGGCCATGACCGTGGTCTTTTTCATCATTGTTCTTTGCCTGACCATTTTTCAGCGGCGGCTGGTGAGTGAGGATCGGCGGGTGGGGTAA